Proteins from a genomic interval of Desulfofustis limnaeus:
- a CDS encoding YcbK family protein, protein MTNQRSSEFRLSRRSLLIAAAQLSVAALITLPLPAQGAAFTKHPLCFFHTHTEETLEIEFNPGSCSSKTLRRINHFLRDHRTGESHPIDLRLLETLCHVQRRAGSSGTIEVISGYRSPRTNAMLRQKSNGVAQKSLHLQGQALDVRITDLKTSRLRDIARSLRRGGVGYYADSNFVHLDTGQVRAW, encoded by the coding sequence ATGACGAACCAGAGAAGCTCAGAGTTCCGCCTGTCCCGTCGTTCCTTGCTCATCGCTGCTGCCCAGCTATCAGTCGCCGCCCTGATCACGCTGCCGTTGCCCGCTCAAGGTGCTGCGTTCACGAAGCATCCGCTTTGTTTTTTTCATACCCATACCGAAGAAACGCTCGAAATAGAATTCAATCCCGGATCCTGCTCCAGCAAAACGCTTCGCCGCATCAACCACTTTCTACGCGACCATCGCACCGGAGAAAGCCATCCCATCGATCTCCGCCTGCTGGAAACACTCTGTCACGTCCAGAGACGAGCCGGCAGCAGCGGCACCATCGAGGTCATCTCCGGTTATCGCTCACCACGAACCAATGCCATGTTACGGCAAAAAAGCAATGGTGTCGCGCAAAAGAGCCTCCACCTGCAGGGCCAGGCCCTGGATGTCCGCATCACCGATTTGAAAACCAGCAGACTCCGTGATATCGCCAGGTCTCTGCGGCGCGGCGGGGTCGGCTACTATGCCGATTCAAACTTTGTTCACTTGGATACCGGACAAGTGCGGGCCTGGTAA